CTCTATCAAAAAACATTTAAAAGGAGATATAGAATATGCTTGTTGATTTTATGAAAATATCAACTGTTGACTATCCAAAAAAGATTGCAGCTACTTGTTTTTTCGGTGGCTGCAATTTTTCGTGCCCATTTTGCTACAACTCACAGCTTATAAACTTCAAGGGTAGCTTCATGGATGATAGCATCTTTTTTGAATATTTAGACAAAAGAAAAGGCATAGTTGACGCTGTTTGCATTACAGGCGGAGAGCCAACTTTGAATGAAGAGTATTTAACTGAGTTTATAAAGAAAATAAAAAATCGTTCATTAGTTGTTAAACTTGACACAAATGGTTCAAGACCGGAGGTTTTACAAAGGCTTTTAGATGCTGATCTTCTTGACTATGTCGCAATGGACGTAAAAGCCCCACTTGAAAAATACCCCCAG
The DNA window shown above is from Caldicellulosiruptor owensensis OL and carries:
- a CDS encoding anaerobic ribonucleoside-triphosphate reductase activating protein; amino-acid sequence: MLVDFMKISTVDYPKKIAATCFFGGCNFSCPFCYNSQLINFKGSFMDDSIFFEYLDKRKGIVDAVCITGGEPTLNEEYLTEFIKKIKNRSLVVKLDTNGSRPEVLQRLLDADLLDYVAMDVKAPLEKYPQITGFSDVDKIRRSIEILKNSNIDYEFRTTVNKNLHTVEDILNIARLLKDAKLYVIKPYKYTPEVLNEKISGTEDLEIEYLQEIYNRAKQEGIDNIKIGGKV